TAAAGTTTCTTCACAAGGGAAAGGAGGACAACTTTTTTCTCGTGCGTGTACATGCGAGATTTCTCCACGGTCAAATGTGCTCCCAAACAATACGGTGCGTCCGTGTGAAGCACATCAGGTAGAGCGAAACCTTTGCTCATCCTCACTATCACACACGCTTTTTGACGCTTGTTACCAAAGCTACAAGGGCCATTACAGGATGCTGTTGTGCCGTGAGAGGGGGGTGGGTTCAATCACCCAATAATTGGAGCTGAGAACAGACCATACTTTAACATAAGGAAGTCGGGGGTTGGAAAAGGGGGGAAATGTCTCCTTCTTGAGAAATGTGTCGGTTTAAATGAGGAAGATCTAATTTTAGACCTAGAGACATTCATTATTGTACATCGACCGGACAGGAAGATTCACATTTCTTTGCCGTCATCTGCTGGCCAAGTGCACGTGATTGTAAGGGGCGCAGACTGTACTGTATAGACAAACAACATTTACAGCCGACGAAAACATAGGCAGAAACTCCAGGTACAGTCCGACCCTGAACTTAAGAACTGTGGGACAGGCCGGTTGTCTTTCTACTATACCGACATACCAAACTGCTTTCATCCAATCAAGATAAAACGTGACGAAGGCCGTGAAccctttattatttttatgaaatttatcAAACAGTAGGCGATCACAAAACTACAGTAAGACTTTCCTCTTAACTTCCTGTCAAATCTTACACAGAGAAAatgacatcattaaaaaaaaaaaaaaaaagaatcacagTTTTATCAGAACTCTAACAACTTGGTTATTCTACGCAAAACATCAAAGAGGCGAAAGCTTCACGGCACCGTGACGTGAAAGGGGCTACCGGGTATGTGGGCGTCACCCCATTTGACCATGAGGATGTAGTTTCCTGCTTCTTTTACCGTGTACGTCACATTGTACATCTTGTGGCCCGCGTGCTTGACGTAGACCTCCTCGCACGGGGCCCTGGGGCCGTGGACCCCCACCATCAACATGTTACTTCCTGCCGAGAAACCACAGACCAACAATGGCTGCTATTTTATCTGGACAACATATAGTCATTTTGCAGACCAAGCAACCGCCAGGAATATTGAGGAAAACCGAAACATTAGGACTATTCGTATTAGACGCCCGCCTACCTGCTTTGCTGCAGTCCACCATGAAGGAGTTTTTCTGTCCCACAAAGGCCTTGGACAGGCCGGACCCCCTAGGGATCACCTTGCTGGCATCCGAAGAGAATTTCGGCAGGGAAGCGAAAGCGCCCATCTTTCCAGACGACGACTTAGTGACGGTTTCTACCAGTACTGACGAGGTCTCGTGAAGACTGGAACCTCCGGACAAGCGAGGACCTAAGGACACAAGCGATGCGATGATGACGATGACATCTGACAAGGTGAGCGTAGGTTTTCGTGCGGCCCTCCCTCGGTTAGATAACCCATCCGTCGAACCTATACGTGGCGCTGTGGTCCAAACCCACCTGAAACTTTGGCCTTGAAGGGGCTGCCGATGATGTGCTGGGCTCCTGCGTACTTGACGGAAATCAGGTAGCTACCGGGGGCCATGGGGGTGTAGGACACCAGGTAGCCCTCAGCGCATTCCTGACAGCTCATCTGGACTTTGGAGGGACCGTCGATGGTCACGGACAGAGCACCGCCGCCAGCATTACATGTGTTGACCATGAACTCTGATGCCACACCTACCATCAGGCAGTCAGACTTGAGTCACCGTTTTTTTAAGATTTGAGACTCTCATCACCCGGTTGCTCACCTGTGGTCCCGATCTCCAAGCCCGCCCCAGAAGCTGACACCTTGCTGGGGTCTCCCGCCTGGCCTGGCTCTCCCACACGGATTTTAAAGGGGCTTCCAGGTACGTGGCTTCCGCCGAAGCGAACGTCGATGGAGTGGACACCGTTTTCTTTAGGGACAAACCGGATGGCGTGCTGATCTGCAGACGGAAAGAGTTCATTTCGTTTTGGAAAGATTCTGAAAGCCTAATCCACAAAAGCTTACCAATGTCCAGTTGAGTGATCAAACATTCCTCTGTGGCTCCAGAAGGTGCGTGGATTTTGGCATCTATGTGTCCTCGGGCTCCGTTCAGTTGCACTGCAAAGGACGCTTCTTGGTTAACTTTCAGTCCAGAGTCCTGGAAGACACCGGCACCATACCAACAAGACATTCTTTTGACCATTTCAGAATGTTTGGAAAGTGTAGGCACAAAGACATTTCTGACTAATAGACTGAAACTGACTGACTGGTGACTGTAATGTTGGGTCTCACCTGAAGGCTAGTGATGGTTAGGCGGCGAGCGTCATCAGACAAACTGGCCACGGGGACCGTGAAGGGAGAATCTGGTATGTGCTCGTCGTTAAACTTGATGGAGACCTCGTAGTCTCCTGGTGGGAGAATGCGGAAGGAAGATTAGCACGAGAAGATCAACAAGTGGCAGGAAAACAGGTTTTACCAGGCTCTTGGACCACATAGGAGACCCCGCAAGAACCGTCCTTGCGGTCCTCAAATGCTATCTCTGCCTTGCTGGGACCCTCTACCGCTATGGAGAGCCCTCCGGCACCCGCCTCTCTGGTCCAGATGCTGAATTCAGCTGGGATGCCGGCCACGCCACGCTCCAGCCCGGTGCCGCCAGCCCGCACCTTGTGGGCGCCGCCCTCTCCCAAGGGACCCACAGTGAACTGGAAGGGGCTCCCGGGCACATGTTGTCCGCGATACTTGACGTCCACCACGTGCGCCCCCATTTCCTGCGGCACGAAGCGTACGCTGTACGTGCTGTCCTCGCCGCGGATGATCTCGGCATCCTCGCACTTGCCGCCCGGACTTGTCACCTGAGCCGCCATTTCCTGGTGGGCCGCCTCACCTGAGATAGAGCCCTTAGATGACAGGTAGGAGGTCATTTCTTTTCACGGTCACACATACCCTCCTGCAATGGCGATTTTCCGCCAAAGCCGCTCAGACTCTCCCGTCCCAGGAAGTCTCCAAAGACATCTCTAAACGGGTCCCCGACTTGCGTGCTCTCCTCCACTCGGACTTCTCTCTTGGTCTCTCCGCCACGTGTCTTGCTGATCTCGGTGCGCTCGGTGCGCGTGTACGTGTGGCTGCTGCGCGTGAACGTGCGTGTCACCCGCTCCTGCGCTGAAACCATCTGAAACCAGTTGCCTGAGGGAGACAAGCCATGTGAGCGATAAAGGACAATTACTTTCTACTTAGATTAGACGACATAGAATATTGATGCTTACCTGGAATCTTGAGGTTGAGGTCACAAGTGCTTCCCACGGTGGCGATGGCAGGTGCCTGGCGCTTCCTGGTGATACTCTCCTTCATTCTGCCCTCACCAAACATTTTTACAGTAAAAGGGCTTCCTATTTCAACGGGAACACATGTAGGAAAAAGTCTTGACTGTAATGGAAGTGTCGGTTTGGCTGTTCTTGGTCCACAAAGTTTAGTGTTTTGTGACCAACGACTTGTTACTTGAAAAACTTGCGTGTAAATTAAGGTAGCGCTGTATAAgaaagcgccccccccccccccccctcaaatcAGGGGTAATATTTTACCTGAGACGTGCTGGTCAGCAAACTTGATGTTTATGATGTAGTTACCAGGCTCACTGGGACAGTACGTGACACGACACGTGCCGTCCTCTACATCCTCGCAATTGATGTCGACTTTACTAGGCCCCTCGATCGACAGACCCAGACCTCCGTAacctgcagcaacaaaagctttCACTTAAAAAGCGCAGGCAGGTATCAAACAAAATTAGACGTACCGGCGGTCCTGGTGTCTACGATGAATTGCGCCACCTCGAAAGTGCGTCCCTCCAGCAGGCCCGCCCCAAACACTTTGACCTTGCTGGCGTCGCCAATCTCAGACTGCGCTACCATGATTTTAAATGGGCTGTTGGTCACATGTGTGCCTCCCTTTTTCACGCTCACTACATGCTCGCCCACCTCCTTTGGTGTGAATGAGATGCCTAAcaggaggaagaaaaaaaataacgtatGATTCGGGACTTCAAGTCTCGGCTGGCCAGTCGACGCACCAATGTGTCTGTTGGGAAGTCTCTTCAGGAGGCATGCCTCTTCACTCCCTGACGGTGCCCGAATGGTCGCCGTCAGACTCCCCAGATCAGTCTCCATGATCCTCAAGGAGACATCAGTCGCCGTGCCAACGTTGAGTTGAGAGGTGGCGAGAGGGTCGTCACCTACAAACACCCAGACGTAAGCTGCGGAACCAGGAGAAATTGGCAGCGTCCCTTTGCATACCGGTGATCTTGGCGGCGAAGGGGCTGCCGTTGATGTGTTTGTCGTCAAACTTGACGATGATAATGTAGTCGCCAGGGGACGTGGGCAGGTAGGACACGGTGCAGGTCCCGTCTTTGTTATCCTTGCAACTGATCTCAGCTTTGGACGGACCTTCCACCGCCAGAGACAAACCGCCTGCGCCCACCCGGACAGTAGTGTTAAGTGTCTCCGCATGAGCTTTACCATCCACTATCTTACCTTCTCCGGCATCCTTGGTAGCGATGGTGAAGACTGCCGGCGTGTTGGCGATGCCGTGGCTCAGACCGGGACCGTAGGCTGTCACGTGACCACTGTTAATGGCGTCCACGAAAAACTGAAGTGGACTTCCTGCAGCAGACATggaaatctgttttttttccacttcctTTTACAGAAAGTTTATAGTCCCGGGTGACTCAGGGATCTTCCATTCTGCACTGAGTTTACCATCCTCAGTAAGCGTTGCGACTTGCGTGTCATATCACAAAAGACCGACTCCAGTTTTTGCGACAAACGGCGGTACCTGGAATGTGCTGGCCTTCGTACTTGATGTCCATCTCGTGCAGGCCACGTTCGTTCGGCGAGTACTTGACGGTGACCGTGCCGTCCTTGTTGTCAGAGATGTGCGGGCGAGCTGTGCGGCCGGACGGCATTCGCACTTCACCTGTCCGGCGCAGTGTGACTACATCGTCATCGGCCCATTCACTCAAACTAAAGGCAGGCAGGCTAACCTGTGATTTCCCCCGTCTGGACGGTAAAGGGAATGACCAGACTGAAGGGTCGCAACATGGCCTCCATGCCATTAACAGGAATCCTGGGATCATTGGTCGCCTAGAGGGACAGGGTCACATAAAAGATCCGATGAAATTCGTTGCCGTGTTTCAATACGcgcaaaaacataacatttggtGGTGAAGAGCGCCACCTTCAGGAACGCACAAGCGTGCCATTAGTAGCCCATCGTGCAGAACAGACATGCGGCTCGTTAGTTTGAAGTGACAAGAGTTCACTTGGCTCCTCATCATTGGCCTGATGGGAAGAAGGCAACACTGAGAAATGAGTCCATCACAGTTCATTTGGACATTTCGGGATCCGCGTGTTAATTAACAGGCATTCGTGAGCATGCTAAATAGAATCTTAATTTGGCGTGCTTTTCGTGATCGCTGGCTCACACAAGACTTACCATTACGTGGAAGGGACTGTCAGGAATGTGCTCCCCCCCAAAGCGGATGGTGATGACGTACTTCCCGGGTTCTGGCGCCGTGTAGTATATGTCAAATGTCCCATCCGTGTTTTCCACCACATCCACATCTAGCTCCCCGCCATCCGGTGTAGACACCTTGCATGTGACTTTCCCTTTCCCAGCAGCCTTTGCGTCTACAGTGATGACGGTTTCCTCTCCGATCTGGATGGTGGGACCGACACCGGACCCTGACGAGAAGGACGCCATGATGAGCTTAGTCATGTGACAAATTCAAAAGTCAACCACTGTACTACCGACAGCGAGATCAACCACAACGTAGACTTGAGTAGCAAACAACAAGGTGGCGAACACTCACCTGGTCCGTGTCCTCCGATGGACACTGTAAAACAGCAAGATGCCCATTAGGATCATAAATAAAGGAACAATTGGGGAAAGCTATAATGGGCCTGACCTGTGACCAAACACTTGCTGGCGTCCCCAGTGGGTAGGGCGTGGATACGGTACGGCGAATACGGGATCTCGTCCCCGCCATACTTGACGGTGATGGTGTAGCGGCCTGCCATATCTGGCACGTAGGACACTGTGTATGTTCCGTCTCGGTTGTCCCGGATGTTGGCCCTCTTGGGCTTTGCCTCAGGATCCTGAAGACACACCAAATCAGGGTCAGAAAAAGAAATCGAAAACATCAAGTGCTTCCCACCACAGGTCTACAAACTGCCCAAGCAGTCAAGCTTCTGAGTGTTCATCCATCTTTTTGTTTGACCAATTTATCACTAAAACTACAGAAGAATTAGAACAAGGAGGAGGACAGAAAGGAAGAAACGGACATGTGCTCTGCTCATACAGTGAGCCGTCCCTCTGGATTGAGAATATCTTCTCAACTCCCTGGTTTGAGACCAGTGGTGGCAGCAACCTGTTGTCAAGTCTGGATACAGTTTGTGATTATGAACAAGAGATTTAGGATGATGATGTTGAAGGGACGAAGAAGTTAGCTGATGATCCGATGTCAGTATTTGCCGTAGAACATACAAAGTTATGACATTCTGCTTCACAAAGGAGGCAGGTATGATGAGATGTCAGGTTGCCATTGTTGGCAGTGGGTGCAAGCGAAGGGAAGTGGGGGAGCGTGCCGTTGGCCTTACGTAGGCTCTCTTAAGAATGGAGAACGGGATGGTTCTCTTGACTATATGAGATTCCCAGACACGGGTGTGCCAGTCCTGCACAAAGATAGCGGCCTGGTGTTCGCATCCGTCAGGATCCTGCAGCCGGCGGCACAGGAGGTCAGCACGGATAGTGTCACTGTCAGTTACTAGCGCTAGCTGACTAACTGAAAGTCAAAGGACTGTCTTGACACGCTTGTCGGACTCACCAGGATCTGAACGGTGAGCAACCCTTCGCCGGCGTCTCTGGCATCAATGGTGAACTCTACCGGCAGACTGGCAGGGACGCCGGACGAATTCAGACCGGGACCGCTGGCACGCACCTTGCTGGCATCATGGGCCGGCAGGGTCTTGATTTTGAAAGGACTAAAAATTCAATGTTTCTACAATCACAATCTTCTTGAGCACAAAACAAAGTGAATGAGCGTTCCTCACCTTCGAGGGACTTCTTGCTGGGCGTACTTGACACATATGGTGTATGGACCATCGTGGCCTGGGGTGTAATTGACCGTGTGCGTCCCGTCCCCATTGTCTATAATACTCACGGGCTCAGTAACACCTGCAAAACCAGTAGTTTCATCTTCAAGATAGAACTGTGATATGTTTGGATGCACTTGATTTGAATTATTCATCAGTCAATCATCACCATCACCTGTGGGCCCAAATATCTGGACCTCCAGAGGGGCTACACCAGCCTTGCTGCTGTCGACCGTGAAGGTCTGAAAAACGTGAGCACGAACGCCACTGCCGAGACCAGGTCCAGAGCAGCGCACTTTGCCGGGGTCCACCACCTCTCGCACCGGTACTCGAAATGGACTTCCTGCAATGAAGGACCGTGAGCTCAAGTCATCTTCAGAGAAGGGAACGCTAGGGGATCAACTCCACCTGGAATGGGAAGTCCTCCAAAGGTGATGTTGACATCGTATTCTCCAGAAGTAAAGGGAATGTACTCCACGCTGCAGCTGCCATCTTTATTATCCTTGCAGGACATTTTGGCCTCTGAGGGGCCCTCAATAGCCAGCCCAAGACCCCCGGTGCCAGCACCCCTGAGGAGGGCAGCACAGGGAGCAGGTGGAGACTTTaactgagttcattttgggatgTACttggaaataaaaacaattcaaatttaTGTAAGGGTACAGAAGTTACCTGGTCTCAACGGTAAACCGGTTGTGCTTGTTGACCAGACCCTCCTCCAGGCCCGGCCCGCAAGCTCGAACTCGACTCGGATCACAACCTTCACTCACGGACACCCTGAAAGGACTCTTTGGTAAGGGGTCATCATCCACTAACACCTCGATGACATGCACACCTGCCAAGACGAGCCAAGCTTGTAACGCCATCAGGTCATTTGCACAAAGTCAAAGTAGCACTAGTGTAACGCCACCAA
This sequence is a window from Corythoichthys intestinalis isolate RoL2023-P3 chromosome 13, ASM3026506v1, whole genome shotgun sequence. Protein-coding genes within it:
- the LOC130928203 gene encoding filamin-C-like isoform X3, with the protein product MTQPQHLQNFVREEEPEDGAEAEEMPATEKDLAEDAPWKKIQQNTFTRWCNEHLKSVHKRMLDLQKDLADGLRLIALLEVLSQKNMYRRYHARPNFRQMKLENVSVALEFLERQHIRLVSIDSKAIVDGNLKLILGLIWTLILHYSISMPMWEDEDDEEARKLTPKQRLLGWIQNKVPQMPITNFHRDWRDGKALGALVDNCAPGLCPDWEMWDPSQPVENAREAMQQADDWLGVPQVIAPEEIVDPNVDEHSVMTYLSQFPKAKLKPGAPLRAKTLHPKKAKAFGPGIEPRGNVVLKPAEFLVETVEAGLGEVLVYVEDLEGHTEEARVIPNNDKNRTYSVVYLPKVEGLHKVKVLFAGQDINGSPFMVHVSKAMGDPSRVQARGPGLQHVGNVATKPTYFDIYTAGAGAGDVGVIIVDSNGRRDTVEVVLENRGDSIFRCTYVPVLDGPHTVHITFAGQEIPRSPFPVLIAQACSPNACRASGRGLQPRGLRVKQVAEFKVDTRGGGTGELRVSVKGPNGLEEPVKMVEADNGIYECNYYPIVTGSYIITITWGAHSIPRSPFEVYVSEEAGPQKVRAWGPGLETGLVGKSADFVVEAIGTEVGTLGFSIEGPSQAKIECDDKGDGSCDVKYWPTEPGDYAIHVICDDEDVKDSPFMARILPAAVDLHPEKVRCYGPGLEPVGCMINKPADFSIDSRGAGGGKLRLYAQDAEGFPIDVEIRDNGDGTFLCVYIPIKPLKHTIIITWDEVNVPNSPFRVSIGEGSHPQKVKVFGPGVERNGLKAKEPTYFTVDCGEAGQGDVSIGIKCAPGVVGPAEAGIDFDIIKNDNDTFTVKYTPPAPGLYTIMVLFADQEIPISPFRIKVDPSYDAAKVRAEGPGLSKSGVEAGKPTHFTIYTKGAGKAQPEVHFGGRATGDVVRDFEIIDNHDYSYTVRYTAAHQGSLVITVLHGGDAIPKSPFHITVAPPLDLSKVHVDGLNNKVDVGKDQEFSISTLGAGGQGQLEVKIISPSNRPIPCKLESDAANESYSVRYIPPEEGPYSVEISYDGNPIPGSPLAVEGILPPDPSKVRAYGPGLQGGTVGQPAPFAIDTKGAGTGGLGLTVEGPCEAKIECQDNGDGSCSVSYLPTEPGEYNINILFAEQHIPGSPFKAVVQSIFDPSRVTASGPGLERGKAHEAGSFLVDCSKAGEAELTIEIISESGSKAEVHVENNGDGTYSITYIPQCHGVYTVTIKYGGHPVPKFPAHLEVEAALDISGVKVFGPGVEARGVLREVPTHFIVDAKSVYQSSVKVYITNPSGANTGAYITDQGDGTYRVDYTPFEDGVHVIEVLVDDDPLPKSPFRVSVSEGCDPSRVRACGPGLEEGLVNKHNRFTVETRGAGTGGLGLAIEGPSEAKMSCKDNKDGSCSVEYIPFTSGEYDVNITFGGLPIPGSPFRVPVREVVDPGKVRCSGPGLGSGVRAHVFQTFTVDSSKAGVAPLEVQIFGPTGVTEPVSIIDNGDGTHTVNYTPGHDGPYTICVKYAQQEVPRSPFKIKTLPAHDASKVRASGPGLNSSGVPASLPVEFTIDARDAGEGLLTVQILDPDGCEHQAAIFVQDWHTRVWESHIVKRTIPFSILKRAYDPEAKPKRANIRDNRDGTYTVSYVPDMAGRYTITVKYGGDEIPYSPYRIHALPTGDASKCLVTVSIGGHGPGSGVGPTIQIGEETVITVDAKAAGKGKVTCKVSTPDGGELDVDVVENTDGTFDIYYTAPEPGKYVITIRFGGEHIPDSPFHVMANDEEPSELLSLQTNEPHVCSARWATNGTLATNDPRIPVNGMEAMLRPFSLVIPFTVQTGEITGEVRMPSGRTARPHISDNKDGTVTVKYSPNERGLHEMDIKYEGQHIPGSPLQFFVDAINSGHVTAYGPGLSHGIANTPAVFTIATKDAGEGGLSLAVEGPSKAEISCKDNKDGTCTVSYLPTSPGDYIIIVKFDDKHINGSPFAAKITGDDPLATSQLNVGTATDVSLRIMETDLGSLTATIRAPSGSEEACLLKRLPNRHIGISFTPKEVGEHVVSVKKGGTHVTNSPFKIMVAQSEIGDASKVKVFGAGLLEGRTFEVAQFIVDTRTAGYGGLGLSIEGPSKVDINCEDVEDGTCRVTYCPSEPGNYIINIKFADQHVSGSPFTVKMFGEGRMKESITRKRQAPAIATVGSTCDLNLKIPGNWFQMVSAQERVTRTFTRSSHTYTRTERTEISKTRGGETKREVRVEESTQVGDPFRDVFGDFLGRESLSGFGGKSPLQEGEAAHQEMAAQVTSPGGKCEDAEIIRGEDSTYSVRFVPQEMGAHVVDVKYRGQHVPGSPFQFTVGPLGEGGAHKVRAGGTGLERGVAGIPAEFSIWTREAGAGGLSIAVEGPSKAEIAFEDRKDGSCGVSYVVQEPGDYEVSIKFNDEHIPDSPFTVPVASLSDDARRLTITSLQDSGLKVNQEASFAVQLNGARGHIDAKIHAPSGATEECLITQLDIDQHAIRFVPKENGVHSIDVRFGGSHVPGSPFKIRVGEPGQAGDPSKVSASGAGLEIGTTGVASEFMVNTCNAGGGALSVTIDGPSKVQMSCQECAEGYLVSYTPMAPGSYLISVKYAGAQHIIGSPFKAKVSGPRLSGGSSLHETSSVLVETVTKSSSGKMGAFASLPKFSSDASKVIPRGSGLSKAFVGQKNSFMVDCSKAGSNMLMVGVHGPRAPCEEVYVKHAGHKMYNVTYTVKEAGNYILMVKWGDAHIPGSPFHVTVP
- the LOC130928203 gene encoding filamin-C-like isoform X1; this translates as MTQPQHLQNFVREEEPEDGAEAEEMPATEKDLAEDAPWKKIQQNTFTRWCNEHLKSVHKRMLDLQKDLADGLRLIALLEVLSQKNMYRRYHARPNFRQMKLENVSVALEFLERQHIRLVSIDSKAIVDGNLKLILGLIWTLILHYSISMPMWEDEDDEEARKLTPKQRLLGWIQNKVPQMPITNFHRDWRDGKALGALVDNCAPGLCPDWEMWDPSQPVENAREAMQQADDWLGVPQVIAPEEIVDPNVDEHSVMTYLSQFPKAKLKPGAPLRAKTLHPKKAKAFGPGIEPRGNVVLKPAEFLVETVEAGLGEVLVYVEDLEGHTEEARVIPNNDKNRTYSVVYLPKVEGLHKVKVLFAGQDINGSPFMVHVSKAMGDPSRVQARGPGLQHVGNVATKPTYFDIYTAGAGAGDVGVIIVDSNGRRDTVEVVLENRGDSIFRCTYVPVLDGPHTVHITFAGQEIPRSPFPVLIAQVPQSVSPPPSVSAASPVQVVPPSVHTPPRKGPPPTPPKPRRPTCSPNACRASGRGLQPRGLRVKQVAEFKVDTRGGGTGELRVSVKGPNGLEEPVKMVEADNGIYECNYYPIVTGSYIITITWGAHSIPRSPFEVYVSEEAGPQKVRAWGPGLETGLVGKSADFVVEAIGTEVGTLGFSIEGPSQAKIECDDKGDGSCDVKYWPTEPGDYAIHVICDDEDVKDSPFMARILPAAVDLHPEKVRCYGPGLEPVGCMINKPADFSIDSRGAGGGKLRLYAQDAEGFPIDVEIRDNGDGTFLCVYIPIKPLKHTIIITWDEVNVPNSPFRVSIGEGSHPQKVKVFGPGVERNGLKAKEPTYFTVDCGEAGQGDVSIGIKCAPGVVGPAEAGIDFDIIKNDNDTFTVKYTPPAPGLYTIMVLFADQEIPISPFRIKVDPSYDAAKVRAEGPGLSKSGVEAGKPTHFTIYTKGAGKAQPEVHFGGRATGDVVRDFEIIDNHDYSYTVRYTAAHQGSLVITVLHGGDAIPKSPFHITVAPPLDLSKVHVDGLNNKVDVGKDQEFSISTLGAGGQGQLEVKIISPSNRPIPCKLESDAANESYSVRYIPPEEGPYSVEISYDGNPIPGSPLAVEGILPPDPSKVRAYGPGLQGGTVGQPAPFAIDTKGAGTGGLGLTVEGPCEAKIECQDNGDGSCSVSYLPTEPGEYNINILFAEQHIPGSPFKAVVQSIFDPSRVTASGPGLERGKAHEAGSFLVDCSKAGEAELTIEIISESGSKAEVHVENNGDGTYSITYIPQCHGVYTVTIKYGGHPVPKFPAHLEVEAALDISGVKVFGPGVEARGVLREVPTHFIVDAKSVYQSSVKVYITNPSGANTGAYITDQGDGTYRVDYTPFEDGVHVIEVLVDDDPLPKSPFRVSVSEGCDPSRVRACGPGLEEGLVNKHNRFTVETRGAGTGGLGLAIEGPSEAKMSCKDNKDGSCSVEYIPFTSGEYDVNITFGGLPIPGSPFRVPVREVVDPGKVRCSGPGLGSGVRAHVFQTFTVDSSKAGVAPLEVQIFGPTGVTEPVSIIDNGDGTHTVNYTPGHDGPYTICVKYAQQEVPRSPFKIKTLPAHDASKVRASGPGLNSSGVPASLPVEFTIDARDAGEGLLTVQILDPDGCEHQAAIFVQDWHTRVWESHIVKRTIPFSILKRAYDPEAKPKRANIRDNRDGTYTVSYVPDMAGRYTITVKYGGDEIPYSPYRIHALPTGDASKCLVTVSIGGHGPGSGVGPTIQIGEETVITVDAKAAGKGKVTCKVSTPDGGELDVDVVENTDGTFDIYYTAPEPGKYVITIRFGGEHIPDSPFHVMANDEEPSELLSLQTNEPHVCSARWATNGTLATNDPRIPVNGMEAMLRPFSLVIPFTVQTGEITGEVRMPSGRTARPHISDNKDGTVTVKYSPNERGLHEMDIKYEGQHIPGSPLQFFVDAINSGHVTAYGPGLSHGIANTPAVFTIATKDAGEGGLSLAVEGPSKAEISCKDNKDGTCTVSYLPTSPGDYIIIVKFDDKHINGSPFAAKITGDDPLATSQLNVGTATDVSLRIMETDLGSLTATIRAPSGSEEACLLKRLPNRHIGISFTPKEVGEHVVSVKKGGTHVTNSPFKIMVAQSEIGDASKVKVFGAGLLEGRTFEVAQFIVDTRTAGYGGLGLSIEGPSKVDINCEDVEDGTCRVTYCPSEPGNYIINIKFADQHVSGSPFTVKMFGEGRMKESITRKRQAPAIATVGSTCDLNLKIPGNWFQMVSAQERVTRTFTRSSHTYTRTERTEISKTRGGETKREVRVEESTQVGDPFRDVFGDFLGRESLSGFGGKSPLQEGEAAHQEMAAQVTSPGGKCEDAEIIRGEDSTYSVRFVPQEMGAHVVDVKYRGQHVPGSPFQFTVGPLGEGGAHKVRAGGTGLERGVAGIPAEFSIWTREAGAGGLSIAVEGPSKAEIAFEDRKDGSCGVSYVVQEPGDYEVSIKFNDEHIPDSPFTVPVASLSDDARRLTITSLQDSGLKVNQEASFAVQLNGARGHIDAKIHAPSGATEECLITQLDIDQHAIRFVPKENGVHSIDVRFGGSHVPGSPFKIRVGEPGQAGDPSKVSASGAGLEIGTTGVASEFMVNTCNAGGGALSVTIDGPSKVQMSCQECAEGYLVSYTPMAPGSYLISVKYAGAQHIIGSPFKAKVSGPRLSGGSSLHETSSVLVETVTKSSSGKMGAFASLPKFSSDASKVIPRGSGLSKAFVGQKNSFMVDCSKAGSNMLMVGVHGPRAPCEEVYVKHAGHKMYNVTYTVKEAGNYILMVKWGDAHIPGSPFHVTVP